Part of the Citrus sinensis cultivar Valencia sweet orange chromosome 2, DVS_A1.0, whole genome shotgun sequence genome, GATTCTTTCATCACATCGTCCTGGGATGACACGGTTAAACTCTGGACCGTTGACCGGCCTACCAGTGTGCGAACATTTAAAGAACACGCGTATTGCGTGTACAACGCCACGTGGAACCCGCGTCACAGCGACGTGTTCTGTTCCGCGAGTGGGGACTGCACTCTTCGAATTTGGGATGTGAGAGAGATGGGCAGCACGATGATAATTCCGGCACACGAGTTTGAAATTTTAGCTTGTGATTGGAACAAGTACGATGACTGTTTAATTGCGAGTGCTTCAGTTGATAagagtattaaaatttggGATGTGAGGAACTATAGAGTTCCAATTGCTGTATTAAATGGACATGGCTATGCCGTGAGGAAAGTGAAATTTTCACCGCACAGGAGGAATTTGTTAGCGTCTTGTTCGTATGACATGACTGTGTGCTTATGGGATTTCATGGTGGAGGATGCTTTGGTTGGGAGGTATGATCATCACACTGAGTTTGCCGTTGGGGTTGATATGAGTGTACTTGTTGAGGGATTGTTGGCCAGTACTGGATGGGATGAGCTTGTCTATGTGTGGCAGCAAGGAATGGATCCCAGAGCGGTTTGATACTTGTTAGGAagggatttttcttttcttcttttttattttctcctgtttttaaatttttatttttgttgtcgTTACAGTTATACATGAtgatcataattttataaactgGTTGAATGTGATGCTTATTGGGAGATTGGCACACTTTTGGACATAAGTATGAATGTTGCTGGAAAGTTGTCATGtgaaaaatgttaataatggtTCTTGATTCGATTTTTGTTGTATAAACATAAGTTGGTGAATGTGAAAGCCATTGATTGTTGGATTTTTTCAAGTCACGAAGTGCCACCAGAGTTTGTGTTTAACTATCttcattgttttgtttgagCAATGACATTGTTGTATTATCTACATTCTCACTTTCTTTAGAGGTAGTTGTTTATTTGTAGTTCACTAATTTGGTGGCACATCTTTTGTTCAAGTTTACAAATGTGCCTCACATCTATTTGTGTTTGAGCTCTCAGTTTTAATTccagtttctttattttacagATTTTAAAGGTGGGAGAAGTTGCAACATATAAAAGTTAGTAATTAGTTGTTTTTGAAGAAGTCATTTTTAGTTCATTTGTTTAAGTGCATActtaaaaatgtttttggtTCATTTTATCTCcttaatatttgttttctcttgTATGTAGATGTATTTAGCTGCTGCAATGGATATTTAGTTTGTATCTTATGCTTGTTTTGTAAGGTTAGAGCTTAGTGACTTCCTTAAGTTTGTGCCAATTTGCTGAATGAGTAGACTTACCTATTAGTTTCCTGATCCAATCACTGTAGAACCGAATACCATTTTAATGAATGGGTTTAAGTTGGGCTTACAAGTCTCCTTAAGGTAATGCTAGGTTGAGGTGGATGTATATAGAATCTTCTTGAACTCGTATTGCAGGTACCCAGTGTCTTTAGGAAGAATTTATCAGTTGTATCTGGAATTTGATGTACTATAAGACGAGATCGCCGTCTTGACAAACATGAATAGTTTGAATGTGagaaaaaatttgatctttGTTTCATGTCTGCTAATtgtgacctttttttttaaggaaatgaAGTGATTTGGCATGTTATGACTTGTTTGGGGCGCCTGTTGTAAGATGTCAAGTTCTACTCATTAGAGGTCTCAGATTTTGAACAGATTTGTGATATTCGAAGTTCATTTAGTTCTTTATGCTGTAGTTGGAATTCTTTTGTACCAGCCGCTTCCCTTTCCTAGTGTGCCGCGGTCTGTCAACTTTTACATTAGTGTGTAATGATGGagagattttgtaatttattttatgctaGCAGAAGAAACTTGTCGTTTAATGTGTGGTGGGTGACTGTAATGTTGTCTAGAACATAAAGTATTACTCCAGTCATAAATTAAATGTTGGTTACAAAATTATGTTGCCTTAATTTCTATTTGCTTTCTCTTGTGACCTCTAATCATAATATCAGTAGGAGAGCCCTAGGATAGTTGACAAAGtttcattggttgaattttATACTTGCATGTTTTTTTCTTGAGGAAAGCTTTTGTAACCAATGTGCTATGGCTTAGTGGTATTTGGGAGGCTTGTTAAGCGACATCAGGTTAGTAATAGAGAGTTTTATGTCCACACAAGTACTGGTGCTTTGCTTGGAtgatcttttaaaacattgtgACATGCTacattttaaatgtttgaaggTTAGCCCTAGCCCAAccattctttattttacatggataaggggggagagagagagggggatACGTTCAATTGGAACTTCAAAGAGCCAGAAGCGCAAATTGCAGTAGACACAACAAAGCCTGAAATGCTTAACAGAGAGATCTCCTGTAGAATGGGAGTGAGAGAAGGAGGTGATGGTGGGGACTGGGAGTAGGGCTGCAGACTCTGTTGATattaattgcatgattttcatttttttggtcCCAATGGTTGCGTTTAAGTTTGCCtcatttaaaaaaggaaaaaaagggtTGTAGTTATGTTTGGTTTATCATTTGCACTTTCTGAAAGGTTTTGGAGCTATGGTCTCTGTTTCTGTGTTGAGCTACTACAAATAAGAGGTCATTGGTGATGTCTTTTGTCCCTTCCTAGTCCCAAAAAAACAGTTGGTAGCTTGCGCGTTACTGCTTGATACCTTCCATCATCCAATTTGGAAGAGACAGTGTTCTTGTATGCTAATGGTTGAACTCTGATATCGACAATTGGATTACGCAATGATTTTGAAATATGGGCTTGATCGTTCTCACGTGGTGCTCGATTATTGCCTAAATTAAAAGGTTGGTTGGATGTAAATGATTAGACACTTTCTTCGTCTATAATGGAGATTGGGGAATCTAATAGGAAGTTTGGCATCGTTCATCCATTCGATCTCTGCCATCTGGGTAACAATCGAAGAATTctccttcaaatttttttttaaaaaaaaatcatgaaatcTTTTCTGCGTATGATTCTTTTAGGGCGTAATAATCAAAATCCGGTTTCTCTCTTTTCGGGCTAGTGGAAGTGTTACTGTGGAAGATAAGGTCTCATTCAAATCTTACCATAAAGTTGCCTGCACTGTTAATGAATCATTGGCATTCGGCCATCCACTTGTCGAGTTTTAGACAATTTTGCGGTGTCGAGCGCTCGTTATTTAGTACTgctaactttaaaaattttggctGCTGTCAGCACTCAGCAGTTATATCGTACTGAGAAGTATCCCCTGCGCCCCAAGTTCAAGCGGTGAGCCTGCCAGATCAACTTTTTAGAAGTCACCaagtctaaaaaattaacgcTCACAGAGATACATTATCCTTTGAAATTCTGTCAACTCACTATGGGCTTTGGGAAATATAGAGAAGTTGTGGCAATAAGGGAAGattatcaaatcaaaatcttaACAAAGAACCAATTATATAAGCCCTAAAGAAAATGATTCGCAGGGCTCTGCTTCTGTCCTGTCAATGATTCTCTTTACAATTTTGTAATCACACTCACTTACACGAAAAAAATATggagaaaatttatattagtgCATTTGCAGGTCTCATTTATAGGACCACTAGATCTATCAAATGATAAGATCCTTAATGGATGCGTATGTCCCACATAAATTTCTCTcacatcttttatttttcttcgtTATTAATCAATTAGTGGCATGTAAgctttaacttttctttttgagtCACTTTTGTAGAAGTTGCTTGTGAGTTGTGTCAACTATAATTAGATCTAGCAAAATGTGTTATGAATCATGTTCGTATCGTATCAAATTTAAGTTGATTCAAACCcaatctatttaataattatatcaaaatattaaaatttaaacctgacataaaaaataaataggtgACTCAgcacaattatttaataatcaagTAAATGTGTCACCCAATATGACATAATCCAATAACCCGCTTAATACATATTTAACAAGATTTACATCAAAACATTACACACCTATTTGACACAAATTATACTCGTTTATatatctaaataatattatgtatcgatatcataaaatatacatatctaccaaaatattatatatttatagcaATGTTATATAAGCcctaaagaaaatgatttgtAGGGCTTTGCTTTTGTCCTACCAATagaatgattttctttataattttgtaatcgCACTCACTTGAATGaaaaaatcaagagaaaatttatattattacatttgtaGGTCTTACTCACAGGACCATCAGATCTCTCAAATGATAAGATCTTTAAGGGGTGGATTTGTCCCACACAAATTTCTctcatatattttatctttcttcattatttattaattaagctttaacttttcttttgaGTCGCTTTTGTAGGAGTTGCATAAACTATAATTAGACATAGCAAAATAAGTCATTCAGTCATATTTATGTCATATCAAATTTAGGCTGACCCaaactcaatttatttaataatcatgtcaaaatattgaaatcaGAACCcgacataaaaaataaatgggtgaCTCGAtataactcatttaataatcaGGTAATCGTGTCACCCAATACGACATAATCGGTCATTGAGTCAAATTCATgtcatgtcaaatttaggCTAACTCAAACTcaatctatttaataatcatgtcaAAACATTGAAATCAGAACccgatataaaaaataaatgggtgaCTCGGtataactcatttaataatcaaGTAATCGTGTCACCAAGCAAGACATAATCGGTCATTGAGTCATATTTGTgtcatgtcaaatttaggCTAACCCAAACTcaatctatttaataatcatatcaaaatattgaaatcaGAACCtgacatgaaaataaatgGGTGACTCGGtataactcatttaataatcaGGTAATCGTGTCACTCAACAGGACATAATCCAATAACCGGCTTAATAGTTATTTAACAAGATTTACATCAAACTTATACACTCATTTTAACACAAATTACACTCATTTATATATCTAAATATTATTACgtatcgatattataaaatatacatatttaccaaaatattatacatttataccattgaagttttaaatctatatagaatattgtaaaataaaacacagtATGAATGTTTAATCTTcagctaaaaaaaaagagagaatcgtgtcgaaaatttgaattttgatgcaaattaattaaaatagaaaacataagttgtatattttaatgtaaacatgaattaatttgtatttactGTTTAATAATCGTATCATTAACTAAGTGAATAAAAAACTGAACTTAACccgacaaaagaaaaaaaaatattaaccgaaatataatttatttaatattcatgttaatttttatgatctAAATGTCGGATATCGAACcctttaaattttacagacTCTACCTGTTATTATGGTAATGGCCGCCCTTTCTGCGTTTTAATACCTGAAAAAAAGGTCATAATTAGTGTTGCCATGCCAAATGGGTTCACCATGTAACAGCAACACCATCATTGATCATTCTACCCGGCACTGAATCTAAAATGGAGGCGTGACCACAAAGACTTGCACCAAGTTTATCATTCTGCATTTTCTATTTAGTAGTACatgatatagttaattttgGATTACCCTGtttatgaattaataatttttaaatagacgctttatttttaaaaatcttaatttattttttgttcttgttaataagataaaattaatccATCAACCTATTTCTATTTTCCTCTATTTTCTGAACAAAAGTGGGATAACTTCAggtttttaaaagaaaatgaagagatttgaaaataatcagTGAATAATCCGAAATTTATCCTATATGATATATCTATGTATAATCCAaaattccaaataaaaaagaatagagAATCTTGAAATTAAAGCATCAAATTTATCTGACGAAAATTCATGTACCAAAGGTTTGGGTCCCCCACCCAGTTATAAAACTTGCTGGGTGAAAGACATTTTTCTACTAGTGGTTGCTCAAGAACGATGGCATTCATACAGTTTATGGAGAATTTGAATCCACAACGTTTCTCTTTGGCTATGATATGCGACAACGTATTACACAAGCTTATCCGTCTTTTCATAAACCCTTCGTTTCAGTACTTCTACCAGAAGAAAATTACTCTCTGTCCAATATCgggattgaaaaaaaaatgacataaaaaaattagacaaaataaataagataaggaaatgtgtataaaattaaaaaatgcacACGAGTTTATTTTGTAGCGAAAATAGTTTGCCTTTAGTGTTTTTTTGATTTCTATGTCAAATTTCTTgtgcatttattaattttgtagcaAAAATAGTTCGCCTttagtacttttttttaaaagttttatgtcaatttttttgttcacatATCAATCATTACTCAACTTTTTATATGTACTTTcgtcaatttcttcttttcataTATTCTTCGCTGCAGCAGCAGCTgcatgtttcatttttatatataagatAGTTGAATTGCCGGACATCAAAATCTTTGTTACAATTTCTCGATAATGAACTAATTAACTTATTATATTCCTTTTTGAACTTTAATTTATCATGTTACATTCAATAGGTGCGGAGGATCATTTAGTGCTgaaatttgttgtaaaaatttGTATGTCGCATAGTCTACACTAAGGTCCTCTCCTGATttgagtattttttatttgagtaatataatataaatagggGCAAAACTATGGTACCACAATAGTATCATACCACAGCTGGATTCAGTCCACAGTGGTCTCCATAGTTAGATCTAATGGCTGGATTCAGCTATGGGCCTATGGCATGGTACCACTGTGATACCATAGCTGGACCCTATAAATAGGATTTACTTTCTTTatagtttaaatttattaaacatctATCAACGTGTCAGTTTTTACTAAAGAGAAGTTCAAATCTGAGATGATCTTAATCAAGTTTAATTATCCAAAAGTTTTGTAACttaaaatcaaaagagaatTAGTCcaactttataataataagccATCAATAACagaacttaaatttttaactacCCTTCAAATAAGAGTGTGTGTTTGTACGCGCTCGTAAGAAAAACAATATTGGAACAATGTCACTTAGTCACTctttcaagagaaaaaaattccaCTTTAAGGCATAATCATGAGAAGTTATCTATCAACAATACCAAAGTAATTAGAAGCgaatagtaaaataattaattttaatcatacgTGATGAAAATATCGTAAATGTAACagcaaatatttattaaagttaaGAAGAGAGTACTTATCTCTCTTATAGTCATCTGACTATCTTAAcgaaaaagtaataaaatgaatgttttatAAAGTTATAGTAGTAAAAATTTAGGAAACAATACTTATTGGagtaatttgatattttgtaatttttgaggtggtgaaatgataattatcctattttaaattttaaaagtcgatgtcaattttttttaaaaaaaaatttttgaagcATGATGGACTTGCGCATTCTAATTTGGGGTGTAACTATCCTCACCCTTTTTCGAATTTAAAAACTTCCAAATTCTTAgcttaaattatttgtatacTTATTTCACATTCTATCAGATGTCATCCTtgcacaaatataaataattagtttagTTAATGTCCAAATTATACTTGGAGCATTTTATTGGTTAGTAAGAATTTATGACAAAATTGTAagtaaaagatttaaataaatatatttaaaccTACAGCtagcaaaaatattattccaaaaagaaaaagagaagttgaaaattgaaatatctaGTAAAGGTCAAAAAGGGGGGAAAgatgaaatgaaaaagaggaagaataAAAGGGGTAGTGGATGATGATCAATAAGAGCAGCCCGCAAGCCAAGTGGCAGCCCACTGCCCACCAACCGCTAGTACCTTTCATGCTAATTGCCTAGCTGGGCAGCTACAGAATGTCTGTATCTTTATCTTGTACGCTAACAATTCGACCAAGAGCAAACCATCAGTTTCTTTCACTGTATCTTTATCTTCATCCTCAGACTCCCAGCCCCTTGCCATAAAAgcatatatttcttctttcttctattAAAGCCACCAGTTCCCACTTCCCACACATTTTGAATACTCTCGCAAGTCTTAAGCCACCAGTTGTTGATATAGTGTGTGTATCTTTATCTTCATTCTTAGAGCTCCATCTCATATATCTATGCATGCAAATTTCTCCTCTCTAGCCACCAGTACTTTCCGCTATTATTATCGCATATCTTTATAACTTCATCTTGACACCTTTGCGCTTATTAGATTCTCTCTTTCTCCCCCCCTCCCCTCATAAGCCACCAGTCTGGTGATACTTTTCATCTTCACCCTCACTTAATGATCGATCCCTTCTTAGTTTCTTTTGTATCTACCTTTACGTACACCacatatataaaacatttagAGACATCACGACCATATCCAtctgtttctctctctccccaCATGCCACCCGTTTCCATTATTGAATCTTTATCTTCGTTTTCATTCCTCACCACCTTGCTGTGTATAAATAGCATACGATTCAGgtttcatttgtttattatatatcTATATTCAACCCGCCAGGGCGGCCATCAAATATCTATCTCTGATCTTTTCCTCTCGTTCAATGTTCTTAACTTATTATTAGGTATTAGAGGGAGGTAGGCatatagtaaaaatatatgCAATAATATATGGCTGCCACAACTGTTATCAAAGTTCCAAATTTTCACGATATACTACCAGATGCCATTATGTCAAACATATTCAGCTTAATTACAGATACTCGTACGCGCAACGCCATGTCCCTTGTGTGCCTTAAATGGTGCAAGCTAGAGCGGTCAACACGCAAATCCCTCGCTCTCCGAGGAAATATCCGCGATCTTAATCAAGTCCCTGTTTGCTTTCAAGCAATCAACAATCTTGATCTTTCATGTCTCTCCCCTTGGGGACACCCTCTTTTAGAATCCTCATCAAACCCTTCTCTTCTTGCTAAACTCCTCAGCCATGCCTTTCCTTCTGTTGTGTCTCTAACTATTTATGCCAGAAGCCCTTTAACTCTTCACTTTCTTGCCCCCGAGTGGCCTAAATTAAGCCACGTTAAGCTTGTTCGCTGGCACCAGCGTTTCAATGCTCCTATTGGTTATGACttttttgcattatttgagCACTGCCCTTCACTCTCTTCAATTGATCTCTCTCATTTCTATTGCTGGACCGAAGATTTACCTACAGCATTTGAATTATACCCTTCTATTGCAGCTTCTCTTTCACATCTTAATCTCCTCGTCGGTCATTCTTTCACCGAGGGTTATAAATCTCATGAGCTTTTATCCATCACTTCTGCTTGTCCAAATCTGAGCCAATTACTTGCAACCTGTGTATTTGACCACAGATTCCTTGGCTTTGTTGGGGATGAAACTTTGCTTTCTATTGCTTCAAACTGCCCCCGTCTTTCCCTTCTTCACCTCGCTGATTCTACAGCCTTATCATCCAATTCCAGCAGGGCTGATCGTAACAACAACGATGAAGGTTACGCGTCTGAAGATGCTAGGATCAGTCCTACTGCACTCGGAGACTTTTTTGAAAGCCTTCCATTGCTTGAAGAGTTGGTTCTTGATGTTGGTAACAATGTTAGAGATACTTGGCCAGCACTAGAGTTGCTTAATTCCAAGTGCCCGCGGCTTAAATCTTTGAAGCTGGGGCAAGTCCATGGAATTTGCAGAGAGATTGATTCTTCTATGCCAGCTGCTGGGGTTGCTCTCTGGAAAGGTCTGGAATCCTTGTCCATTAAAAACTCTGCTGATTTAACTGATTCTGCCTTGATTGCTATTTCGCTTGGCTGTTCAAACCTCACCAAATTCGAGGTTCAAGGTTGCAATAAGATCACAAAAATGGGGATGCAGATCTTTGCTCGTGTTCTAGAGAAAACTTTGGTTGATGTGAGGATATCTTCTTGCAAATATCTCAATACCGTGTGCTCACTACAGGCTTTGGAGCCAATCCGAGATCGGATACAACGGCTACATGTAGATTGTGTGTGGGAGAGTGTTGAGCAATATTCACAGGATCATGAAATTCGAGGAGAAAGTAGCAGTTCAAGTCATGAAGCTTGTGGATTCAAGGATTTTCAAACAGAAAAGCGAATCATGATGTCGGAAGAAGAAGCAagcttgaaaaagaaaggcaaGTGCTGCGACGGTAGCGGTAATGGTTTCTCTTCTTGTAGTGATACTTGGACCAAGCTAAAATATCTTTCTCTGTGGATTGCCGTTGGTGAGCTGCTGAATCCAATACGTTTAGCAGGGCTAGAGAATTGTCCTATCCTTGaagaaatacaaataaaagttGTTGGTGATTGCAGAAATCAACAGAAACCTGTTTTCATGGCTGAATTTGGGCTAAATTCTTTAGTAAATTATCCTCAACTTTCGAGGATGCATTTTGATTGTGGTGACGCCATAGGATTTGCACTTACTGCGCCTAGAGGATATGCAGATTTGAGCCTGTGGGAGCGTTTTTATTTGAATGGAATTGAGAATTTGAATCTAAAGGAGCTCAATTATTGGCCTCCGCAAGACATGGATGTGCACCAGAGAAGCCTTTCTCTGCCAGCTGCCGGATTGCTTTCGCAATGTCGAAGTCTGAGGAAACTTTTCATTCATGGGACTGCAAATGAACATTTCATGTCGTTTTTTCTCAAGATACCAACTCTCAGGGATGTGCAACTCAGAGAAGATTATTATCCTGCTCCCGAAAATGATACCACCTCAGAAATGAGAGTTGATTCTTGCTATCGATTTCAGGATGCCCTTAACAGGCGTCACATTCCtgactagtaaattaattcaagctatatatatatatatatatatatgaactAGCTGTAAGTTCTACTCCTTTGTTCATACACATAAATGGTGAAACATGCATGCAAGCAggaacataaaaaataaaaaaaaagttgaaattccCCATATTCCAGCCAAATTTCTGTGGCCTTggaataaatttatgaaacgTAACGTTCTACTGTAGCTTTTCaatctaaagaaaagaacacAAATTTTTTGGATCAGGACTGAGAATCACAAGTCATAAAGTTTGCGAGAATCTCCAGAAAGATCGGTTCAGCTTTCTCAACCCTTCAATTTGGTACaatgatttaatattagtatttattatattaatatatttattgattacAATGTTCAATCTTGGATGATTACAAAACTAACTAGCTAACTAAACCCGCTTCATTTGATTGCGAATGTACAATGTTCACATCAATTGCTGTTAGGAACGGGATGCTCtagttgtaaaataaaattagtaagtCATCAATTAATCATCTATTTTACCAAACAATTGATAActataaaacaataatatcaaaCGGCAGcctaattcaaattaattcacATTATGTTATGTTTACTTTCTGGCGTGGGAGTGAAGAATGTAGATTCCTTCTACTGTCGTGTTtacttacaaattttattcccactcccccctctttcctttttacccttatatttaataaaataaaataaaaaatatttaataaaatattatattataaattacatttattaaaaataattagattaaacatatttaaatataatattattatatttatttaaaaataatagtattatatttatttaatattagtaattaataataataaatattttattctaagaaaatattaattttgtactatattagtaataataatgtttcatttgtgttgctcttattaataattttctattacataattaaaattaaaattaatacaaatttgtgatttatataattaagaatattaataataataaaataattattttattttttaaatatatttttattaattttgtaattaaaaaactataattttttaaataagggtaaaaccgtaattttaaatcatttactcccaatctaagacaatgtaaacacataaattggattttgatttcaatttcacATTCTCATTCCAGTGTAAATAAACAACCTACTCTTACTCCCACTCCGCACTTCTAATCTCAGGATTCTCATTCCAAACCAAAATATAAACGCTACCTTAATGTATTGAGGCGACTATCTTGAGAAGATTCTCCATTTTATAGTGTCTAGAATTAATTATGGGACAAAAAAGCAACTTACTCCTACTTTGGGACTTAGCTATCAGctatggtgcaactgtggtaccattCCATAGCTGCACTTAGCCATTGAATCTCTCACCATAACCGGATCCAATGACTAGGTGGAGCATAGCTGGACCCCTTACTTTAGGTATCTTCTGGTTCAATTATACTAGAGTCTATgttgtttataataaaattaaaagaagttagagtttaaaaattttaacatttaagtCCTCTCTGTTTTAGTTTGTATAAACCCTTCATTGTACTTGATGATTAGGGAGtaagtgaaattatttaagccatcaaaatattttataaacctACTTGTTAGTTAATAAGATTTATTACTAAAATgcctaaaatataaatttctaatATGGCCcaggtaaaaaaaattaaatggaagtGTTTTGTTAGAAAATGAATTCTTTATGTCGACTTATTTAGAATCTATTTC contains:
- the LOC102611035 gene encoding peroxisome biogenesis protein 7, whose protein sequence is MPVFKTPFNGYSVKFSPFYESRLAVATAQNFGILGNGRVHVLDLSPAAPALTELVAFDTADGVYDLAWSESHDSLLIAAVADGSVKIYDTALPPTANPIRSLHEHTREVHSADYNPTRRDSFITSSWDDTVKLWTVDRPTSVRTFKEHAYCVYNATWNPRHSDVFCSASGDCTLRIWDVREMGSTMIIPAHEFEILACDWNKYDDCLIASASVDKSIKIWDVRNYRVPIAVLNGHGYAVRKVKFSPHRRNLLASCSYDMTVCLWDFMVEDALVGRYDHHTEFAVGVDMSVLVEGLLASTGWDELVYVWQQGMDPRAV
- the LOC102618957 gene encoding F-box/LRR-repeat MAX2 homolog A-like, which encodes MAATTVIKVPNFHDILPDAIMSNIFSLITDTRTRNAMSLVCLKWCKLERSTRKSLALRGNIRDLNQVPVCFQAINNLDLSCLSPWGHPLLESSSNPSLLAKLLSHAFPSVVSLTIYARSPLTLHFLAPEWPKLSHVKLVRWHQRFNAPIGYDFFALFEHCPSLSSIDLSHFYCWTEDLPTAFELYPSIAASLSHLNLLVGHSFTEGYKSHELLSITSACPNLSQLLATCVFDHRFLGFVGDETLLSIASNCPRLSLLHLADSTALSSNSSRADRNNNDEGYASEDARISPTALGDFFESLPLLEELVLDVGNNVRDTWPALELLNSKCPRLKSLKLGQVHGICREIDSSMPAAGVALWKGLESLSIKNSADLTDSALIAISLGCSNLTKFEVQGCNKITKMGMQIFARVLEKTLVDVRISSCKYLNTVCSLQALEPIRDRIQRLHVDCVWESVEQYSQDHEIRGESSSSSHEACGFKDFQTEKRIMMSEEEASLKKKGKCCDGSGNGFSSCSDTWTKLKYLSLWIAVGELLNPIRLAGLENCPILEEIQIKVVGDCRNQQKPVFMAEFGLNSLVNYPQLSRMHFDCGDAIGFALTAPRGYADLSLWERFYLNGIENLNLKELNYWPPQDMDVHQRSLSLPAAGLLSQCRSLRKLFIHGTANEHFMSFFLKIPTLRDVQLREDYYPAPENDTTSEMRVDSCYRFQDALNRRHIPD